The Geodermatophilaceae bacterium NBWT11 genome has a segment encoding these proteins:
- a CDS encoding VOC family protein produces MGAVTSPSPLRPGAPTHIRLTVTDVPRAQAFWTDVCGFETAVGGPPQDDDGTVAEALQGGVVMAGRGVRIGLRPVDAERAGDRFDPFRVGLDHLSLAVDTHAELEQAAAFFDEVGVPHGPVRTAMGASYLAFFDPDGIAIELTGPSS; encoded by the coding sequence ATGGGCGCCGTGACCAGCCCCTCCCCGCTGCGCCCGGGCGCGCCCACCCACATCCGCCTGACCGTCACCGACGTCCCCCGCGCGCAGGCGTTCTGGACCGACGTCTGCGGCTTCGAGACCGCCGTCGGCGGCCCGCCCCAGGACGACGACGGGACGGTCGCCGAGGCCCTGCAGGGCGGGGTCGTGATGGCCGGCCGGGGGGTCCGGATCGGGCTGCGGCCGGTGGACGCCGAGCGGGCCGGCGACCGCTTCGACCCCTTCCGGGTGGGCCTGGACCACCTCAGCCTGGCCGTGGACACCCACGCCGAGCTCGAGCAGGCGGCAGCCTTCTTCGACGAGGTCGGGGTGCCGCACGGACCGGTGCGCACCGCGATGGGCGCGTCCTACCTGGCCTTCTTCGACCCCGACGGCATCGCGATCGAGCTCACCGGGCCCTCCAGCTAG
- a CDS encoding alpha/beta hydrolase, with protein MRRLRPFVPAWPGEQVPADGGTVFLRHTPWTGPVDGAADGAPHERALYVHGLGGASTNWTDLAALLAVRLEGFSVDLPGFGQSEPPRGGYAIARHVRAVVAVLEHVRDLPGSGRGEPVHLLGNSLGGLVSLLVAVRRPDLIATLTLVSPAMPVYRVPPAFDRAIALLLLPGIPTLAERRVSVGTPEQRVRGILAMCFGDPARVPKARYDEAVEEMRLRDSQPWADRALTRSMRGLMTSYLRVGRANAWRAARAVAVPTVVVWGAEDKLVDPRMAPRLAAALPDARLQVQPGVGHVAMTEAPEDTARAVLGLIEETAERGR; from the coding sequence ATGCGCCGGTTGCGGCCCTTCGTCCCCGCCTGGCCCGGCGAGCAGGTGCCGGCCGACGGCGGCACCGTCTTCCTGCGCCACACCCCGTGGACCGGCCCGGTCGACGGGGCCGCCGACGGTGCCCCGCACGAGCGGGCGCTCTACGTGCACGGCCTCGGTGGCGCGTCGACGAACTGGACGGACCTGGCCGCCCTGCTGGCGGTGCGGCTGGAGGGCTTCTCGGTGGACCTGCCCGGTTTCGGGCAGTCCGAGCCGCCCCGCGGCGGGTACGCCATCGCCCGGCACGTGCGCGCCGTCGTCGCCGTCCTCGAGCACGTGCGCGACCTGCCCGGGTCGGGGCGGGGCGAGCCGGTGCACCTGCTGGGCAACTCCCTGGGCGGTTTGGTGAGCCTGCTGGTCGCCGTCCGGCGCCCGGATCTGATCGCCACCCTCACCCTGGTCTCCCCGGCGATGCCGGTCTACCGGGTTCCGCCGGCCTTCGACCGGGCCATCGCCCTGCTGCTGCTGCCCGGCATCCCCACGCTGGCCGAGCGGCGGGTGTCGGTGGGCACCCCCGAGCAGCGGGTCCGCGGGATCCTGGCGATGTGCTTCGGCGACCCGGCGCGGGTCCCGAAGGCGCGGTACGACGAGGCGGTGGAGGAGATGCGGCTGCGGGACTCCCAGCCGTGGGCCGACCGCGCGCTGACCCGCAGCATGCGTGGGCTGATGACCTCCTACCTGCGGGTCGGCCGGGCCAACGCCTGGCGGGCCGCCCGTGCCGTCGCCGTCCCGACGGTGGTGGTGTGGGGGGCGGAGGACAAGCTGGTCGACCCCCGGATGGCCCCGAGGCTGGCGGCGGCGCTGCCCGACGCGCGCCTGCAGGTGCAGCCCGGGGTCGGGCACGTGGCGATGACCGAGGCACCCGAGGACACCGCCCGCGCGGTGCTCGGGCTGATCGAGGAGACCGCCGAGCGGGGTCGCTGA
- a CDS encoding ATP-dependent helicase, with product MVAPAAVPLPQLLDPAEVARRCGLSYAPSPEQAAVVSAPVDRPMVVVAGAGSGKTETMAARVAWLVANELVAPEAVLGLTFTRKAASELGARVRLRLTALARHPDTAPALAERLAVAAPTVATYHGYAAGIVAEHGLRIGVEPGAGVLGPAMCWGQAATAVAAHTGDMSDVSLGLVTTTEDVLQLASELGEHDVSPDQLRAWTTRFEDQVRAYPVTGRTKGPYADVLKVLARQRSRVALLPMVEAYEARKRAAGAIDYADQVAYAARVATASPEVGRRERARWRVVLLDEYQDTSVGQLRMLEALYGGDSEHPVLAVGDPRQSIYGWRGASSGTIERFPRTFPGAADRPAQRLTLSTSWRNDRAVLAIANTVAGRLPQPEDASPLPDLTAAPTAGPGEVHVGLYDTIAEETEALADRLAAQWHGPAEPDPARERPTIAVLARRRAQLPGIAAALRARGLPVEVVGLGGLLDVPEVSDVVATLTVLVDPTAGDALGRLVTGARWRIGPRDLAALEARARQLVRDRRPRVDEAGAAPVVELAPERGSIVEALDDLGRPDAYSVEGHRRLRRLGAELGGLRGRLGEPLPDLVDEVVRTLGLETELASHPDATPGAPRTHLDALHTVAAQFADLAELPSLPAFLGYLSDAEVRERGLEPGEIAVNPDAVQLLTGHSAKGLEWDVVGVPGMTVGQFPSKPDTSDSWISDPGAVPVELRATDREDLPRLRLPVPGSGDQSVVRDALGTYVEEWKAFGLAEEVRLGYVAVTRAKRLLLCSGSWWRDGVKPNGPSTLLQAVREACEAGAGVVDHWAEAPDEDATNPALAEWPVGVWPTDPLSATRRRALTAAAELVGATRAHPLGEPGLGADDDDVVTDWVRDADLLLRERAESGRGATEVSLPAHLSVSALVALRRDPAELARRLRRPMPAAPAPLARRGTAFHLWLEQRFGASRLIDIDELPGSGDAAAAPDDTLTALQERFLAGEWADRQPVDVEAPFETPLGPLTLRGRIDAVFVTPDGGYEVIDWKTGPVPGPAELAAAGVQLAAYRLGWSRLTGVPVEQVSAGFHHVAAGVTLRPVDLLDEAGLLALVSGEDR from the coding sequence ATGGTCGCCCCGGCGGCCGTCCCGCTGCCGCAGCTGCTGGACCCCGCGGAGGTGGCCCGGCGGTGCGGGCTCTCCTACGCCCCCTCGCCGGAGCAGGCCGCGGTGGTGTCGGCCCCGGTCGACCGGCCGATGGTGGTGGTCGCCGGGGCCGGGTCGGGCAAGACCGAGACGATGGCCGCCCGGGTCGCGTGGCTGGTGGCCAACGAGCTCGTGGCCCCGGAGGCCGTCCTCGGCCTCACCTTCACCCGCAAGGCCGCCAGCGAGCTCGGTGCCCGCGTCCGGCTCCGGTTGACCGCGCTGGCCCGGCACCCCGACACCGCTCCGGCACTGGCCGAGCGGCTCGCCGTGGCCGCGCCCACGGTGGCGACCTACCACGGCTACGCCGCCGGGATCGTCGCCGAGCACGGGCTGCGGATCGGCGTCGAGCCCGGGGCCGGGGTGCTGGGGCCGGCCATGTGCTGGGGTCAGGCGGCGACCGCGGTGGCCGCGCACACCGGCGACATGAGCGACGTCTCGCTCGGGCTGGTCACCACCACCGAGGACGTCCTGCAGCTGGCCTCCGAGCTGGGCGAGCACGACGTGAGCCCTGACCAGCTGCGGGCCTGGACCACGCGCTTCGAGGACCAGGTCCGGGCCTACCCGGTGACCGGCCGCACCAAGGGGCCCTACGCCGACGTGCTCAAGGTGCTCGCCCGGCAGCGCTCCCGGGTGGCCCTGCTGCCGATGGTCGAGGCCTACGAGGCGCGCAAGCGGGCCGCGGGCGCCATCGACTACGCCGACCAGGTGGCCTACGCCGCCCGGGTGGCCACCGCCTCGCCCGAGGTGGGCCGCCGGGAGCGGGCCCGGTGGCGGGTGGTGCTGCTCGACGAGTACCAGGACACCTCGGTCGGTCAGCTGCGGATGCTGGAGGCCCTGTACGGCGGGGACAGCGAGCACCCGGTGCTGGCCGTCGGGGACCCCCGGCAGTCCATCTACGGCTGGCGCGGCGCCTCCTCGGGCACCATCGAGCGCTTCCCGCGCACCTTCCCGGGTGCTGCCGACCGGCCTGCGCAGCGGCTCACCCTGTCGACCAGCTGGCGCAACGACCGGGCGGTGCTGGCCATCGCCAACACCGTCGCCGGGCGGCTGCCCCAGCCCGAGGACGCGTCCCCGCTGCCCGACCTGACCGCGGCGCCGACGGCCGGCCCGGGCGAGGTGCACGTCGGGCTCTACGACACGATCGCCGAGGAGACCGAGGCGCTGGCCGACCGGCTTGCGGCGCAGTGGCACGGGCCCGCCGAGCCCGACCCGGCCCGGGAGCGGCCCACCATCGCGGTGCTCGCCCGCCGCCGGGCCCAGCTCCCGGGCATCGCCGCGGCGCTGCGGGCCCGCGGGCTGCCGGTCGAGGTGGTCGGCCTGGGCGGTCTGCTCGACGTGCCCGAGGTGTCCGACGTGGTGGCCACGCTGACCGTGCTGGTCGACCCCACCGCTGGGGACGCGCTGGGTCGGCTGGTCACCGGCGCCCGCTGGCGGATCGGTCCCCGAGACCTCGCCGCCCTGGAGGCCCGGGCCCGCCAGCTGGTCCGCGACCGCCGTCCCCGCGTGGACGAGGCCGGCGCGGCGCCGGTCGTCGAGCTGGCCCCCGAGCGCGGCAGCATCGTCGAGGCGCTGGACGACCTCGGCCGCCCCGACGCCTACTCCGTCGAGGGACACCGGCGGCTGCGGCGGCTGGGTGCCGAGCTCGGTGGCCTGCGGGGTCGGCTCGGTGAGCCGCTGCCCGACCTGGTCGACGAGGTCGTGCGCACCCTGGGCCTGGAGACCGAGCTGGCCAGCCACCCCGACGCCACCCCGGGTGCCCCGCGCACCCACCTGGACGCGCTGCACACCGTGGCGGCCCAGTTCGCCGACCTCGCCGAGCTGCCCTCGCTGCCGGCGTTCCTGGGCTACCTGTCCGACGCCGAGGTCCGCGAGCGCGGCCTGGAACCCGGGGAGATCGCGGTCAACCCCGACGCGGTCCAGCTGCTCACCGGGCACTCGGCCAAGGGCCTGGAGTGGGACGTCGTCGGCGTGCCCGGGATGACCGTCGGGCAGTTCCCGAGCAAGCCCGACACCTCCGACTCCTGGATCAGCGACCCGGGTGCCGTCCCGGTCGAGCTGCGCGCGACCGACCGGGAGGACCTGCCCCGGCTGCGCCTGCCCGTCCCGGGCTCCGGTGACCAGTCCGTGGTCCGGGACGCGCTGGGCACCTACGTCGAGGAGTGGAAGGCCTTCGGGCTGGCCGAGGAGGTCCGGCTGGGCTACGTGGCGGTCACCCGGGCCAAGCGGCTGCTGCTCTGCTCGGGCAGCTGGTGGCGCGACGGGGTCAAGCCCAACGGGCCCTCGACCCTGCTGCAGGCCGTCCGGGAGGCCTGCGAGGCCGGCGCCGGGGTGGTGGACCATTGGGCCGAGGCCCCTGACGAGGACGCCACCAACCCGGCGCTGGCCGAGTGGCCGGTGGGGGTGTGGCCGACGGACCCGCTGTCGGCCACCCGTCGACGGGCGCTCACCGCGGCCGCCGAGCTGGTCGGGGCCACCCGGGCGCACCCGCTGGGGGAGCCCGGCCTGGGCGCCGACGACGACGACGTGGTCACCGACTGGGTCCGCGACGCCGACCTGCTGCTCCGCGAGCGGGCCGAGTCCGGCCGCGGGGCGACCGAGGTGTCCCTGCCCGCCCACCTGTCGGTCTCGGCCCTGGTCGCGCTCCGCCGCGACCCCGCCGAGCTGGCCCGCCGGTTGCGCCGGCCGATGCCCGCGGCGCCTGCCCCGCTCGCCCGCCGTGGGACCGCCTTCCACCTCTGGCTGGAGCAGCGGTTCGGGGCGTCCCGGCTCATCGACATCGACGAGCTGCCCGGCTCGGGCGACGCCGCGGCCGCGCCGGACGACACCCTGACCGCCCTGCAGGAGCGGTTCCTGGCCGGGGAGTGGGCCGACCGGCAGCCCGTCGACGTCGAGGCGCCGTTCGAGACGCCGCTGGGCCCGCTCACCCTGCGCGGTCGGATCGACGCCGTCTTCGTCACCCCCGACGGCGGCTACGAGGTGATCGACTGGAAGACCGGCCCGGTGCCCGGCCCCGCGGAGCTGGCCGCGGCCGGGGTGCAGCTGGCCGCCTACCGGCTGGGCTGGTCACGGCTGACCGGGGTGCCGGTGGAGCAGGTCAGCGCCGGGTTCCACCACGTGGCCGCCGGGGTGACGCTGCGCCCGGTCGACCTGCTCGACGAGGCCGGCCTCCTGGCCCTGGTCTCCGGGGAGGACCGGTGA
- a CDS encoding TetR/AcrR family transcriptional regulator yields MHPSRPSSPPAGPAVAARRTSRLPRGARRLQLLRAAQEVFVAQGFHAAAMDDIADRAGVSKPVLYQHFPGKRELYLALLEQQVGELAAQVRQAMSGTDDNRTRVDGAVGAYFDFIDADGEAFRLVFESDLRNDDEVRRLVDQGARACVEAIAEVIAADTGVDTERAQLLASGMTGLLETSARWWLPRKGTVSRDEAVALMSSLAWRGISGFPRIGDDDHPTPTR; encoded by the coding sequence ATGCACCCCTCCCGCCCGAGCTCCCCGCCCGCCGGCCCCGCTGTCGCGGCCCGCCGCACCTCCCGCCTGCCGCGGGGTGCGCGCCGCCTGCAGCTCCTGCGCGCCGCGCAGGAGGTCTTCGTGGCGCAGGGGTTCCACGCCGCGGCCATGGACGACATCGCCGACCGGGCCGGGGTCAGCAAGCCGGTGCTCTACCAGCACTTCCCCGGCAAGCGGGAGCTGTACCTGGCCCTGCTGGAGCAGCAGGTCGGCGAGCTGGCCGCGCAGGTCCGGCAGGCGATGAGCGGCACCGACGACAACCGCACCCGGGTCGACGGCGCGGTCGGTGCCTACTTCGACTTCATCGACGCCGACGGCGAGGCCTTCCGGCTGGTCTTCGAGTCCGACCTGCGCAACGACGACGAGGTGCGCCGCCTCGTCGACCAGGGCGCCCGGGCCTGCGTCGAGGCCATCGCCGAGGTCATCGCCGCCGACACCGGGGTGGACACCGAGCGCGCCCAGCTGCTCGCCTCGGGCATGACCGGGCTGCTGGAGACCAGCGCGCGCTGGTGGCTCCCCCGCAAGGGCACGGTGTCCCGCGACGAGGCCGTCGCGCTGATGAGCTCGCTGGCCTGGCGGGGCATCTCCGGCTTCCCGCGCATCGGGGACGACGACCACCCCACCCCCACCCGCTGA
- a CDS encoding DUF3107 domain-containing protein, which produces MEVKIGVQHSPRELVIDSPKTPDEIAAEVSAAMSSSDDGLLTLVDERGRRVVVPTNKIAYVEIAEADSRRVGFIAGN; this is translated from the coding sequence GTGGAAGTCAAGATCGGTGTCCAACACTCCCCCCGCGAGCTGGTCATCGACAGCCCGAAGACCCCGGACGAGATCGCGGCGGAGGTGTCGGCGGCCATGTCCTCCAGTGACGACGGCCTGCTGACGCTGGTCGACGAGCGCGGCCGCCGGGTCGTCGTCCCCACGAACAAGATCGCCTACGTCGAGATCGCCGAGGCCGACAGCCGTCGCGTCGGCTTCATCGCCGGCAACTGA
- the moeZ gene encoding adenylyltransferase/sulfurtransferase MoeZ yields MSLPPLVEPAADLSVDEVRRYSRHLIIPDVGMDGQKRLKNAKVLAVGAGGLGSPVLMYLAAAGVGTLGIVEFDTVDESNLQRQIIHGQSDVGRSKAESARDSIKEINPLVDVRLHQTRLDSENVEEIFADYDLIVDGTDNFATRYLVNDACVLLGKPYVWGSIYRFDGQVSVFWAEHGPNYRDLYPVPPPPGMVPSCAEGGVLGVLCATIGAIQATEAVKLITGIGDTLLGRLMVYDALEMTFRTIKIRKDPEGEPITGLIDYEAFCGVVSEEAQEAAAGSTITVDELKDMMDAGKDFALIDVREPNEYEIVSIPGATLIPKDEILSGRALSSLPQDRPIVLHCKTGVRSAEALAAVKAAGFKDAVHVQGGVTAWATRIDKALPTY; encoded by the coding sequence GTGTCGTTGCCACCCCTGGTGGAGCCCGCCGCCGACCTGTCCGTCGACGAGGTCCGCCGCTACAGCCGCCACCTGATCATCCCCGACGTCGGGATGGACGGGCAGAAGCGGCTCAAGAACGCGAAGGTGCTCGCCGTCGGTGCCGGTGGTCTCGGCTCGCCGGTGCTGATGTACCTGGCGGCGGCCGGGGTCGGCACGCTGGGCATCGTCGAGTTCGACACCGTCGACGAGTCCAACCTGCAGCGCCAGATCATCCACGGGCAGTCCGACGTGGGCCGGTCCAAGGCCGAGAGCGCGCGGGACTCGATCAAGGAGATCAACCCGCTCGTCGACGTCCGGCTGCACCAGACCCGGTTGGACTCCGAGAACGTCGAGGAGATCTTCGCCGACTACGACCTCATCGTCGACGGCACCGACAACTTCGCGACCCGCTACCTGGTCAACGACGCCTGCGTGCTGCTGGGCAAGCCCTACGTGTGGGGCTCGATCTACCGCTTCGACGGCCAGGTGTCGGTGTTCTGGGCCGAGCACGGGCCGAACTACCGCGACCTCTACCCGGTGCCGCCGCCGCCCGGGATGGTCCCCTCGTGCGCCGAGGGCGGCGTGCTGGGCGTGCTCTGCGCGACCATCGGCGCCATCCAGGCGACCGAGGCGGTCAAGCTGATCACCGGCATCGGCGACACGCTGCTGGGCCGGCTGATGGTCTACGACGCCCTCGAGATGACCTTCCGCACCATCAAGATCCGCAAGGACCCCGAGGGCGAGCCGATCACCGGTCTCATCGACTACGAGGCGTTCTGCGGTGTGGTGTCCGAGGAGGCCCAGGAGGCCGCCGCCGGCTCGACGATCACCGTCGACGAGCTCAAGGACATGATGGACGCGGGCAAGGACTTCGCCCTGATCGACGTCCGCGAGCCCAACGAGTACGAGATCGTCTCGATCCCGGGCGCGACGCTGATCCCCAAGGACGAGATCCTCTCCGGCCGCGCGCTGTCCTCGCTGCCGCAGGACAGGCCGATCGTGCTGCACTGCAAGACCGGGGTCCGCTCGGCCGAGGCGCTGGCCGCGGTCAAGGCCGCGGGCTTCAAGGACGCCGTGCACGTGCAGGGCGGCGTGACCGCCTGGGCGACCCGCATCGACAAGGCGCTCCCCACCTACTAG
- a CDS encoding cysteine methyltransferase, which translates to MSEPPSTGAPVDVDEAVFDVVEAIPAGRVSTYGAIGRLVGVGPRRVARALSTGGGAVPWFRVVRADGTAAEQVRVRQLELLAADGVPLRGGRVDLAEVGWPDRRHRA; encoded by the coding sequence CTGTCCGAGCCGCCGTCGACCGGAGCTCCGGTCGACGTGGACGAGGCGGTCTTCGACGTCGTCGAGGCCATCCCGGCCGGGCGGGTGAGCACGTACGGCGCCATCGGGCGGCTCGTCGGGGTGGGACCCCGGCGGGTCGCCCGCGCGCTGTCCACGGGCGGGGGAGCGGTGCCCTGGTTCCGGGTGGTCCGCGCCGACGGCACCGCAGCCGAGCAGGTGCGGGTGCGCCAGCTCGAGCTGCTGGCCGCCGACGGGGTGCCGCTGCGGGGCGGCCGGGTGGACCTCGCAGAGGTGGGTTGGCCGGACCGACGTCACCGCGCCTGA
- a CDS encoding TIGR03086 family protein, with amino-acid sequence MAPDHVALLELFQRAQARFTDRVDAVEPGQWDAACLPGWTVADLVAHLVAEQRWAPALLAGESVAEAGTRVPTGTEALLDGDPLGTWEAAADAALTAWADPDAMSSTVDLSAGPTVGTDYLAEMTVDLTVHAWDLARATGGDTVLDDELVQAGLVYAEHRLGPDGVPGLVDPAVPVPAGADAQTRLLARFGRRS; translated from the coding sequence ATGGCACCGGACCACGTGGCACTCCTCGAGCTCTTCCAGCGGGCGCAGGCCCGGTTCACCGACCGGGTGGACGCCGTCGAGCCCGGGCAGTGGGACGCCGCGTGCCTCCCCGGGTGGACCGTGGCCGACCTGGTGGCACACCTCGTGGCCGAGCAGCGGTGGGCCCCGGCGCTGCTGGCCGGGGAGTCGGTGGCCGAGGCCGGCACGCGGGTGCCCACCGGCACGGAGGCGCTCCTGGACGGCGACCCGCTGGGGACGTGGGAGGCCGCTGCCGACGCCGCGCTCACCGCCTGGGCCGACCCGGACGCGATGTCCTCGACCGTGGACCTCTCGGCCGGGCCGACGGTCGGCACCGACTACCTGGCCGAGATGACGGTGGACCTGACCGTGCACGCGTGGGACCTCGCCCGGGCCACCGGCGGGGACACCGTCCTGGACGACGAGCTCGTGCAGGCCGGGTTGGTCTACGCCGAGCACCGGCTCGGTCCCGACGGCGTCCCCGGGTTGGTCGACCCCGCCGTCCCGGTGCCGGCCGGCGCCGACGCGCAGACCCGGTTGCTGGCCCGCTTCGGTCGCCGCAGCTGA
- a CDS encoding ATP-dependent helicase, with product MLDPTQQAVVDHPGGPLLVLAGPGTGKTTTIVEAVARRIESGLDPERVLVLTFSRKAAAELRTRITARVGRTIREPVARTFHSYAFGVLHRAAVRRGDPPPRLLASAEQDLTVRRLLSGDVEDDVLRWPSDLGPALETAGFRRELRELVLRATERGVDPARLAALGRSLDRPHWVAAARFAQQYQDVTWLETSFGGSGSGYDPAELVREAIAELQADPELLRVEQVRTRWLFVDEYQDTDPAQVELLHLLSGGGRDLVAVGDPDQAIYAFRGSEPRGITEFTERFRHADGRPAQRLSLGVCRRSGAELLAVSRRVAEGLPGPWEHRRLQPGEHTAAGTAEVHVFDTPAVEAAHVADTLRRAHLVEGVPWSEMAVVVRTSSALAPVRRALGQSGVPVAVSADDLALAQQPAVEPLLAGLRALLPPPAADGAGAGPDQDGEVWVTESGAEALLASPLGGATVLDLRRLRRAARRVLVDRGIDPAERGTPLADVLADATLLEALPDHVARPADRVADVLGAGRLALTRGGSAEDVLWAMWQASGLGPRWARASAGGGPAGAVADRDLDSVVALFDAVAAFVDRLPYATVAQFVDHVGAQELPGDGGAARAPAGETVRLLTAHAAKGLEWDLVCVVGVQEGVWPDLRVRASLLGSEDLVDAAAGTDTATLDRRSLALAEERRLFYVAVTRARRRLVVTAVDGGLEGADAGANASRFLDLVAEPPAEGDGTRPHTPLPRALTLPALVADLRRALTDPHTPTARRASAAALLRRLAEERVPGADPSSWWGLAPLSDESPLVDPAEAVRVRPSAVDTFQRCPLRWVLGAVGAEASPETTRTVGSAVHDVAQQVAEGLPPAEAAAVLDGELDRLDLGPGWFDQRQRDRAQEMLTKFLGWHARGDRELVAAEEDFDVTVGRARLRGQVDRLERDDAGRLVVVDLKTGRTAPRTVAEHGQLAAYQVAVAEGAFARHGAVPGGASLLQVGGAQKAAKEHVQAPLPDDVPPRETWAGELVAEVGEGMGAATFAARTDTDCDRCSFKRSCPVQESGRQVTR from the coding sequence GTGCTCGACCCCACCCAGCAGGCGGTGGTCGACCACCCCGGCGGTCCGCTGCTGGTGCTCGCCGGCCCGGGGACGGGCAAGACGACGACGATCGTCGAGGCCGTCGCCCGGCGGATCGAGTCCGGTCTGGACCCCGAGCGGGTGCTGGTCCTCACCTTCAGCCGCAAGGCCGCGGCCGAGCTGCGCACCCGCATCACCGCCCGGGTCGGGCGCACCATCCGGGAGCCCGTCGCCCGTACCTTCCACTCCTACGCCTTCGGCGTGCTGCACCGGGCGGCGGTGCGCCGCGGAGACCCCCCGCCGCGGCTGCTGGCCTCGGCCGAGCAGGACCTCACCGTCCGCCGACTGCTGAGCGGGGACGTCGAGGACGACGTGCTCCGGTGGCCGAGCGACCTGGGGCCGGCCCTGGAGACCGCCGGGTTCCGCCGGGAGCTCCGCGAACTCGTCCTGCGGGCCACCGAACGGGGGGTCGACCCCGCGCGGTTGGCGGCGCTGGGCCGGTCGCTGGACCGGCCGCACTGGGTGGCCGCCGCCCGGTTCGCCCAGCAGTACCAGGACGTCACCTGGCTGGAGACGTCCTTCGGTGGTTCGGGCAGCGGGTACGACCCGGCGGAGCTGGTGCGCGAGGCCATCGCCGAGCTGCAGGCCGACCCCGAGCTGCTGCGGGTGGAACAGGTCCGCACGCGCTGGCTGTTCGTCGACGAGTACCAGGACACCGACCCCGCCCAGGTGGAGCTGTTGCACCTGCTCTCCGGCGGCGGGCGGGACCTCGTCGCGGTCGGTGACCCCGACCAGGCGATCTACGCGTTCCGCGGCTCCGAGCCCCGGGGCATCACCGAGTTCACCGAGCGGTTCCGGCACGCCGACGGCCGGCCGGCCCAGCGCCTGTCGCTGGGGGTGTGCCGGCGGTCGGGGGCCGAGCTGCTGGCGGTGAGCCGCCGGGTGGCCGAGGGGCTGCCCGGCCCGTGGGAGCACCGTCGGCTGCAGCCCGGGGAGCACACCGCCGCCGGGACGGCCGAGGTGCACGTGTTCGACACCCCCGCGGTGGAGGCCGCGCACGTGGCCGACACGCTGCGCCGGGCCCACCTGGTCGAGGGGGTGCCCTGGTCGGAGATGGCCGTGGTGGTGCGCACGTCGTCGGCCCTGGCGCCGGTCCGCCGGGCGCTCGGCCAGTCCGGGGTGCCGGTCGCGGTCTCCGCCGACGACCTGGCGCTGGCCCAGCAGCCGGCCGTCGAGCCGTTGCTGGCCGGGCTCCGCGCCCTGCTCCCCCCGCCGGCCGCGGACGGCGCCGGAGCCGGACCGGACCAGGACGGCGAGGTCTGGGTGACCGAGTCCGGTGCCGAGGCCCTGCTCGCCTCCCCGCTCGGCGGGGCCACCGTGCTCGACCTGCGCCGGCTCCGGCGGGCCGCCCGCCGGGTGCTCGTCGACCGGGGGATCGACCCGGCCGAGCGCGGCACCCCGCTGGCCGACGTGCTCGCCGATGCCACCCTGCTGGAGGCGCTGCCCGACCACGTCGCGCGTCCGGCCGACCGGGTCGCCGACGTGCTGGGCGCCGGGCGGCTCGCGCTCACCCGCGGCGGCAGCGCGGAGGACGTGCTCTGGGCCATGTGGCAGGCCAGCGGTCTGGGGCCGCGGTGGGCGCGCGCCAGTGCCGGCGGCGGTCCCGCTGGCGCGGTGGCCGACCGCGACCTCGACTCGGTGGTCGCGCTGTTCGACGCGGTAGCCGCGTTCGTCGACCGGCTGCCGTACGCCACGGTCGCCCAGTTCGTCGACCACGTGGGGGCCCAGGAGCTGCCTGGGGACGGCGGGGCCGCCCGCGCCCCGGCGGGGGAGACGGTCCGGTTGCTCACCGCGCACGCCGCCAAGGGCCTGGAGTGGGACCTGGTGTGCGTCGTGGGGGTGCAGGAGGGCGTCTGGCCCGACCTCCGGGTGCGGGCCAGCCTGCTGGGCTCCGAGGACCTGGTCGACGCGGCCGCCGGGACCGACACCGCGACGCTGGACCGTCGTTCGCTCGCCCTGGCCGAGGAACGTCGGCTGTTCTACGTCGCGGTCACCCGGGCCCGACGCCGGTTGGTGGTCACCGCCGTCGACGGGGGCCTGGAGGGGGCCGACGCCGGGGCCAACGCCAGCCGGTTCCTCGACCTGGTGGCCGAACCGCCCGCCGAGGGCGACGGCACCCGCCCGCACACCCCGCTGCCCCGGGCGCTGACCCTGCCGGCGCTGGTGGCCGACCTGCGTCGGGCCCTCACCGACCCGCACACCCCGACGGCCCGACGGGCCAGCGCCGCCGCCCTGCTGCGCCGCCTGGCCGAGGAGCGGGTGCCCGGTGCCGACCCGTCGAGCTGGTGGGGCCTGGCGCCGCTGTCCGACGAGTCCCCGCTGGTCGACCCGGCCGAGGCGGTACGGGTCCGGCCCTCGGCGGTGGACACCTTCCAGCGCTGCCCGCTGCGCTGGGTGCTCGGCGCGGTGGGTGCCGAGGCGTCCCCCGAGACCACCCGGACGGTCGGGTCGGCGGTGCACGACGTCGCCCAGCAGGTCGCCGAGGGTCTCCCGCCGGCCGAGGCCGCCGCGGTGCTCGACGGCGAGCTCGACCGGCTCGACCTGGGGCCCGGTTGGTTCGACCAGCGCCAGCGGGACCGTGCCCAGGAGATGCTGACCAAGTTCCTGGGGTGGCACGCCCGGGGGGACCGCGAGCTGGTCGCCGCCGAGGAGGACTTCGACGTGACCGTGGGCCGGGCGCGGCTGCGCGGGCAGGTCGACCGGCTCGAACGCGACGACGCCGGCCGGCTGGTCGTGGTGGACCTGAAGACCGGCAGGACCGCACCCCGCACCGTCGCCGAGCACGGCCAGCTGGCCGCCTACCAGGTGGCGGTGGCCGAGGGCGCGTTCGCCCGGCACGGCGCGGTGCCCGGCGGGGCGTCCCTGCTGCAGGTCGGCGGGGCGCAGAAGGCGGCCAAGGAGCACGTGCAGGCCCCGCTGCCCGACGACGTGCCCCCGCGGGAGACCTGGGCGGGGGAGCTCGTCGCCGAGGTGGGCGAGGGCATGGGGGCGGCCACCTTCGCCGCCCGCACCGACACCGACTGCGACCGCTGCTCCTTCAAGCGCAGCTGCCCGGTGCAGGAGTCCGGTCGGCAGGTGACCCGGTGA